Within the Pseudoxanthomonas sp. Root65 genome, the region CTCGCACGTGATGGCCGCCAACCCGCCGAACGAGCCGGAAGAGAATGCGCAGAACGATTCCAACCAGCCGGTGACCGACACCTGGATCACCACCAAGGTCAAGGCCGATCTGCTGGCCACCGAGAACGTCTCCGGCCTGGACATCAAGGTGGAGACCGTCGATGGCGTGGTGACCCTGTCGGGCGCCGTGGACAACAAAGCGCAGAAGGACAAGGCCGTGATGGTCGCCAAGCAGATCAAGGGCGTGAAGAGCGTCGAGGCCGCTGGCCTGACCCTCACCACCAAGTAAGCCTCAGCCGGAAGTGTGGCACGGAGCGGGTGCATCCCAGCGAAGGATGCATCCGCTTCTTTTTCATTGACGTAGGCGTGCGGCATGCCGCCACCGTAACCGAGTGAACCCATGACACGTCCCTCCCTTGCGATCCGCCTGACGCTCGCCGCCGCGCTGGGTGCCAGCGCGCTCGTGGCCCATGCGGCCGATCCGGTCACGTCCGTGCCCGACCTGGAGCTTTCGCGCTATGCCGGTCAATGGCATGAGATCGCGCACCTGCCGATGTTCTTCCAGCGCCAGTGCGTGGGCGACATCACCGCGCGCTACAGCCTCGATGGTCCCGGCGGCGCCATCGGTGTGCTCAATGCCTGCCGCACCAAGGACGGTAGCCTGGACCAGTCGGAAGGGGTCGCCCGACCGGTCGAAGGCCATCCCGGCCGACTGGAAGTGCGCTTCGCTCCCGACTGGTTGTCGTGGGCGCCGATGGTGTGGGCCGACTACTGGGTAATCGCGCTGGATCCCGATTACCAGTGGGCGATGGTGGGCGAGCCCGGTCGCGACTACCTGTGGATCCTGTCGCGCGAACCGACGATGGACCGTGCCCTGTTCGAGCAGTTGAAGGCGAAGGCCGAGGCCATGGGCTACGACTTGGAGCCGCTGGTGATGGCGGCGCCGCTGCGGTAGCGCTCAACACTGACAGGCCGAAGAGAAGGGGAAGGAAGAGCTGCGCTAACCAACAGGTGCTGGAACAACACGTGTTGGAATAGCAGGTGTGGGAGCGACGTGAGTCGCGATCGACTGCCCAGCCATGCTGCGGGGACACCGATCTAACTTGATCGCGACTTACGTCGCTCCCACATTGAAAACTCCATATTCCACGTCCGACATTCCGCACCCCATCCCACAGGCACGGCTTACAGCCGGTGCGTATAGCGGAACTGCAGGAAATTCTCGCCAGGATTCGGCCGCTTGATGCGGGCGTTGGAGAAGTGCTGGAAGCGCAGCGACCATTCGTGCTGGTCGTCGTTGCCGAAGCGCTTGCCCAGCGCGATGTGGTCGCCGAAGTTGAAGGTGGTGCTGAACTCTTTCTTCCGCGTGTCGTACTTGGGGAAGATCACGTTGACGCCGATCCCGCCCTCGACGAACCAGCCCTCGCTCCAGCCGTTGGGACGCCAGCGCAGCGCGGGCGTCACGCCCAGCTGGGTGCTGTTTTCGCTGTCGCTGTGCCAGCGGCCGACTTCGCCCTGCCACTGGCCGCTGACGTGGCCGTAGCGGTACTGCTTCTCCCAGCGCCAGTCGCGGCTGGCACCGACGGTCAGCGACTGCGCGTCTTCGGCCACGCCGCCCTGCACGTACCACGCGGTGCGCGGTTCGGCGGCGACGGCGGGTGTGCAGGCGATGGCCAGCAGCGCACCCAGCAGCCATCGGGGCGCCGCGCGGGAAAACAGGAAAAGAGAGGAGGCGTGGGTCGGAAGAGGATGTCCAGCAGGCACGGATGACACTCGATCAGGGGATGGGCTGCGCCCGTGGGCGCAGCATGCAAGGGGTTATCGGCAAGACGACGTGATGATGCAGGCTCAGGGCAGCGCCGCCAGGGCGGGCGCCACGTCCTGTTCGCCCCAGCCTCCCAGCGATTTGTAGATCGCCACGACACCGACATTGACACCGGCCTCGGCCTGCGCGAGCGCATCGTCCGCCGCCAGCTGCGTGCGTTGCGCGTCGAGCAGGGTGAGGAAGTCCGAAGAGCCGGCACGATACCGGACTTCGGCCAGCTCTGCCGCGCGGCGCGCGGCAACGGATTGTTCCAGCCGGAGTTTCAGCTGGGCCTGCTGCTTGGCATAGGACAGCAGTGCGTTTTCCGTTTCCTCCAGCGCGCCGAGCACGGCCTGCTCGTATTGCGCGGCCACGCCGTCGGCCTGCGCTTCGCTTGCACGCAGGCGCGCACGCACGCTGCCCATGTCGAACGCGGCCCAGCTGATCGAGGGCGTGACCTGCCAGGCGCGGTTGTCGCCGTTGACCAGATTGCCCCAGCCGCCGGACAGGAAGCCGATGAAGCCGCGCAGACTCACGCGCGGGAACAGGTCCGCGGTCGCCACGCCGACGCGCGCAGTGGCCGCGGCCAGGCGACGCTCGGCCGCGCGCACGTCCGGGCGCTGGCGCAGCAGTTCGGTGGTGTCGCCGATCGGCAGGGCCTTGGCGAAGGCCGGGGCCTCGCGCGGGGCGAGCAGGGTGTCCAGCTCGCCGGGCCGCTGGCCGACCAGCACGGCCAAGCGATGGCGCGACTGGCCTTCGACCGCCTCCAGCAGCGGCACCTCGGCTTCCACCGCGCGTACACGGGCCAGGCTGCTCTGCACGTCCAGCTGGCTGCCGGCGCCCAGGTCGAAGCGCGACTCGGTCAGGCGCTGCGTTTCGCCCAGCGTCTGCAGGATGCGACGCGCCACGTCCAGCCGCTTCTGCGTACCGCGCAACTCGAAATAGTTGCGCGCCACTTCCGCGGCCACCGTCACCTGCATGGCCTGCAGATCGTTGCGCTGCGCCTGCAGGTCGGCGTGTGCGGCTTCGGCATTGCGCCGCACGCGGCCGAACAGGTCCAGCTCCCAAGCGGCGTCGAAGCCGGCGGAATAGCTGTCCGTCTCCACGCGGCCCTGGCCTTCGACCGGCTGCTTGGTGCGCGTGCCTTCCACGCCCATCGTGACGTGCGGCGCCAGGTCCAGCCGGCGTTCGGAGAACACCGCGCGGGCCTCGTTGACGCGCGACACCGCGATGCGCACGTCGTGGTTGGCGAGCAGAGCTTCGCGCACCAGCTGGTCGAGCACCGGATCGTCGAACTGGCTCCACCACGTGGCGACCGGATGGTCGGCCACGTAGTCGACGGCACTGGCCTGCTGCAGCGTGACCGGCGCGGTCTGCGGCGTCGCGTAGTCGGGTCCCACGGTCACGCAGCCGGCAAGCAGCGCGGTCGCCACGCCGATGACGAGCGAACGGATCACCATGGCAGCACCTGGTCGAAGTAGTAGTAGCCGCCGGTGGGGCCGTCGTTGCCGATCAGCGCCAGCTGCACGCTGGTGCGCGCGCCATCCGGCACGGACAGCTCGCCGTTCTGCTGGTCGCCGGCCTTGTTCATGTCGGTCTGCACGTAACCCGGATGGATGGTGTTGACCTTGATACCGGTGTCCTTCAGCTCGTGCGCCAGGTGGATGGTCCACGCGTTGACCGCGCTCTTGGACACGTTGTACGCCGGGATGCCCTTGAACCCGTAGATGAAGGATGCCGGGTTCTGGTGTTCGGACAGCGAGCCCAGCAGGCTGGACACGTTGACGATGCGGCCGGCGTCGGACTTGCGCAGCAGCGGCAGGAAGGCCTGGGTGGTTTCGATCAGGCCGAACACATTGGTATCGAACGTCGTGCGCCAGGTATCGAGCGACTGGCCGGCGACGCCCTTGGTGCCGTCGTCGACCATGATGCCGGCGTTGTTGACCAGGATGTCGAGCCTGCCGTGGCGCTGCTCGACCTCCTTGACCGCGGCGGCGATGCTGGCCGAGTCGGTGACGTCGAGCGCAATGGCCTCGACCGGCAGGCCCTGCGACTGCAGGTCCAGCGCGGCTTCGACGGCCTTCTCGCGGTTGCGGCCGGCGAGCAGCGTGTGCACGCCGGCTTCGGCCAGCTGGCGCACGGTTTCGCGACCGATGCCGCGGGTGGCACCGGTGACCAGGGCGATCTTGGAAGAAACGTTCATGGCATGACCTCGTTGGATTAGGAAAGGGAATTCAATGGTGCGCCTGCGCGGCGTCCGCCGCCGGCGCGTGGGAGACCAGCGGTCGGTTGGCCAGCTTGCGCAGCGCCACGTAGAACACCGGGGTCAGGAACAGGCCGAACAGGGTGACGCCCAGCATGCCGGCGAACACGGTGATGCCCGTGATGGAGCGCACCTCGGCGCCGGCGCCGCTGGACAGCACCAGCGGGACCGTGCCGGCGATGAACGCCACCGACGTCATGATGATCGGACGCAGGCGCAGGCGACAGGATTCCAGTGCTGATTCCACGATGCCCTTGCCCTGCATCTCCAGCTCGCGGGCGAACTCGACGATCAGGATGGCGTTCTTGCACGCCAGGCCCATCAGCACCACCAGGCCCACCTGTACGAACACGTTGTTGTCGCCACCGGCCAGCCACACGCCGAACAGGGCGGACAGCAGCGTCATCGGCACGATCAGGATCACCGCCAGCGGCAGCGTCCAGCTTTCGTACAGTGCGGCCAGCACCAGGAAGGCCAGCAGCACGGCCAGCGGGAACACCACCAGCGCCGCGCCGCCCTGCGTCATCTGCTGGTAGCTGAGATCGCTCCAGCCGATGCCCATGCCGGTGGGCAACACCTGCTGCGCCAGCTCGGTGACCTTCGCCATCGCTTCGCCGGAGGACAGCACGCGCGGATCGGCGTCGCCCAGCAGGTCCGCGGCCGGATACCCGTTGAAGCGGATCACCGGGTCCGGGCCGTAGGTCTGCTTGACGCTGACCATGCTGCCGATCGGCACCATCTCGCCGTTACCGTTGCGGGTACGCAGGTTGGCGATGTCCTCGACGTTGTCGCGGAACGGACCGTCGGCCTGGGCGATCACCTGCCAGGTACGGCCGAACATGTTGAAGTCGTTGACGTAGGCCGAGCCCAGGTAGGTCTGCAGCGTGTCGAACAACTCGGTCAGTGGCACGCCCTGTGCCTTCGCCTTCACCCGGTCGACCTCGGCATCCAGCTGCGGCACGTTGGCCTGGTAACTGCTGATCGGGAAGCCGAGGCCCGGCGTCTGCGATGCCGCGCCCTGGAAGGCCTGCACGGCGTTCTGCAGTTCGCCATAGCCCAGGCGGGTACGGTCCTCGATGAAGAGCGACCAGCCGGAACCATTGCCCAGGCCCTGGATGGGCGGCGGCATGAAGGCGAAGGTGAAGCCTTCCTGGATGGTGGAGAACTTCTGGTTGAGTTCGGCGGTGATTTCCTCGGCCGAGCGCGAGCGCTCACCGAAGGGATCGAGGGTGAAGAAGATCACGCCGTTGTTGGGGGTGTTGGTGAACTGCAGCGGATTGAGGCCCGGGAACGCGATCTCGCTGGCGACGCCGTCCACTTCGTTGGCCAGCGCCGCCATCTTCTTGAGCACGGTATCGGTGCGTTCGATCGAGGCGCCTTCCGGCATCTTCACGCCGGCGATCACGTACAGCTTGTCCTGCACGGGAATGAAGCCTGCCGGTACCGCCTTGAACATCAGGCCCGCGCCGACCAGCAGCACCATGTAGACCACGAACACCGCACCGCGCTTGCCGAGGGCGCGCGACACTGCGCCTTCGTAACGCTGCGAGCTGCGGTTGAAGAAGCGGTTGAACGGGCGGAACAGCCAGCCGAACAGGCGGTCGATCAGCCGCGACGGGCCGTCCTTCGGCGCATGGTGCGACTTCAGCAGCTTGGCCGCCAGCGCCGGCGACAGGGTCAGCGAGTTGATCGCCGAGATCACCGTGGAGATGGCGATGGTGACGGCGAACTGCTTGTAGAACTGGCCGGTGACGCCGGTCAGGAACGCCATCGGCACGAACACCGCACACAGCACCAGTGCGATGGCGATGATCGGACCGGACACTTCCTTCATCGCCAGGTGGGCCGCTTCCAGCGGCGTGGCGCCGAGTTCGATGTGGCGCTCGACGTTCTCCACCACCACGATGGCGTCGTCGACCACGATGCCGATGGCCAGCACCAGGCCGAACAGGGTCAAGGTGTTGATCGAGTAGCCCAGCACGTACAGCACGGCGAACGTGCCGACCACCGAGACGGGCACCGCCAGCAGCGGAATGATCGAGGCGCGCCAGGTCTGCAGGAACAGGATCACCACCAGCACCACCAGCAGCGTGGCTTCCAGCAGCGTCATGACGACGGACTTGATGGAGTCGCGGACGAAGATGGTGGTGTCGTAGATCGACTGGATCTCCACGCCCGGCGGCAACGTCGGGCGGATCTCGTCCATCTTGGCGACCACCGCGTCGCGGATCTCCAGCGCATTGGCGCCGGGCGCCTGGAAGATGCCGATCGCCGACGCGTTCTTGCCGTCCAAACGCGCGCGCAGGGTGTAATCGCCGGCCGCCAGTTCGATGCGGGCCACGTCGGCCAGCCGGACGATTTCGCCGTCGGCGCCGCTCTTCAGCACGATGTTGCCGAATTCCTCGGTGGTTTCGAGCCGGCCCTTGGCGTTGATCGGCAGCAGGAAGTCGCTGCCGTTCGGCATCGGCTCGGCACCGAGCTGGCCGGCCGAGACCTGCACGTTCTGCTCGCGCACGGCGCGCAGTACGTCGCCGGCCGTCATGCCGCGCGCGGCCACCTTGTCGGGGTCCAGCCACAGGCGCATCGCGTAGTCGCCGCCACCGAACTGCTGCGCATCGCCCACGCCCTGGATGCGCGCCAGCTCATCCTTGACGTGCAGGCGCATGTAGTTGCGAAGGTACAGCGAATCGTATTTGCCGTCCTTCGAGGTCAGGTGCACGACCATCAGGAACACCGGCGACTGCTTCTGGGTGGTGACGCCTTGCCGGCGCACGTCCTCGGGCAGGCGCGCCTGCGCCTGCGCCACGCGGTTCTGCACGCGCACGGCGGCTTCGTCGGGATCGGTGCCCGGCTTGAAGGTCACCGTCAGCGACAGCACGCCATCGGAGCCGGCGACGGACTTGACGTACATCATGTCCTCCACGCCGTTGATGGCTTCTTCCAGCGGGGTGGCGACGGTTTCGGCGATCACCTTGGGGTTGGCGCCGGGGTAGACGGTGCGCACGACCACCGAGGGCGGCACCACTTCGGGGTATTCGCCGATCGGCAGCAGCGGGATCGAGATCAGGCCGGCGGCGAAGATCACGATCGACAGCACCGCGGCGAAGATCGGCCGGTCGATGAAGAAACGGGAGAAGTCCATGGGTGGATTTCCTGCAGGAAAGATGCAATGGGCTGACCACCGTCCGGTTGGACCGTGGTGGGAATCGTTGTCTGGCATTGGATGCCGCGGGATGCAGCGATCGAATCGGATCGCGTGCATCCCCTGCCGTCATTCCCGCGAAGGCGGGAACGACGCTGTCTACTTCATGGCGACCGCAGCGGCCGGCGCATCGGCTGCGCCCATCGCCACGGCCTTGGCCTGCACCGGCATGCCGGGGAAGAAGACCTTCTGCACGCCACTGACGATGACCTTGTCGCCGGCCGCCAGGCCCTGCTCGACGATGCGCAGGCCATCGGCCATCCGGCCGACCTTCACGTCGCGACGCTGCGCCTTGCCTTCCTTGTCGACCACGTAGACGTACTTGCGGTCCTGGTCGGTCAGCACGGCCTTGTCGTCGACCAGCGCGGCCTTGAACTCGCCGCTGCCGAGCAGACGCACGCGGGCATAGAGGCCCGGGGTGAATGCGCGGTCGGCGTTGTCGAGCAGGGCGCGCGCACGGATGGTGCCGGTGCTGCGGTCCACCTGGTTGTCGAGGAAGTCGACCACGCCGGTGTGCGGGAAGTCGCTCTCGTCGGCCAGCGCCACCTGCACCGGTACCTTGCCGTCGCGTTCGCTCGGGCGCTCGCCCTTGCGGGCCATTTCGGCGTAGCGCAGGAAGGCGCGTTCGTCGGCGTCGAAGTGCACGTGAACCTTGTCCAGCGACACCACGGTGGTCAGCACGCTGGCGGCATCGCCGGCGCTGACCAGGTTGCCGGCGGTGACCAGCGCGCGGCCGGCGCGGCCGTCGATCGGCGCGCGCACCTGGGTCCATTCCAAGTTGAGGCGGGCGGTTTCCAGGGCGGCCTGTGCGGCGGCGACGTTGGCCTGCGCCTGGTCGGCGTTGGCGCGGCGCTGTTCGTACTCTTCGGTGGACAGGGCCTGCATCTCCGCCAGGCGCTTGGCGCGCGCGGCCTCGCTGCGGCCCAGGTCGGCCTGGGTGCGGGCGCGTGCCAGTTCGGCCTGCGCGCGCGCCAGCTCGGCGCGGTAGCTGCGCGCGTCGATGGTGAACAGCACGTCGCCCTTCTTCACTTCCTGGCCTTCGGTGTAGACGACGCGGTCGATGTAGCCGGACACGCGCGGGCGCAGGTCGACGTGTTCGATGGCTTCGACGCGGCCGCTGAACTCGTCCCACTGGCTGATCGACTTGACCGGCACGGCGGCGACGGAGACCTCCGGCGGCGGCGGCGCGCCGTGTTCGGCGGCCTGGCCGCTGCAACCCGCCAGCACGGCGATGGCGAGGACGCTGAACGCGCCGAGCGCCAGCAGGCGCCGCGAACGCGGAGAAGACGTGGGATGAATGTTCATGGGTGGTGGTCTCTTGGGGGAGAGGAGGAGCGGGCGGGAAGGGTGCGACCTGAAGTCAGGTTGAGGTCAAGCGGAAGGTCGATAGCGGAGCAGGGACGGCGGCATGCGTGAGGGCGTGACAGTCAGGCGGAGGTGCGGCCATTGCGCTTGGCGCCGGCGACGGCCCACAGCGCTTCCTCGAAGTCGCGCGCCAGGGTGTTCTCCGGCGGCTTGGCATCGTGCGCGGACCAGGTGACGATCGACTGCGCCGCCCGGCCGTTGCGCGACAACAGGGCCACCGCGCTGCGTCCGACGGCCAGCGCGTTGGGCCACTCCGCGCAGGCGTTGATCGCGTTCTCCGGCGTGCATACCGGCTTGTCGACCGACAGCAGCTGCACGCGCACGCCCAGCGTCTGTGCTTCCTCGTGCAGCACCTGCGTCAGCATGCGCATGGCGGCGCCGGTGACCGAAGCGTGCCCGTAGCCCGACCAGCCGCGCTCCGCATACGGGCCGCCGATCAGTACATAGTTCGCGGCGGTCTGGCTTTCGGACAGCAGCGGCAGCAGGTGGCGTGCGGCGGCGAGGTGCGGGATGAGGTCCGCTTCCAGCTTTTCCAGCAGGAACGACGCCGGCCGGTCCAGCAGGCGGCCGGCCTGCAGCGGCGTGCCGATGCTGGCGAACACGGCACGCAGGGGGCGTCCGCGCTCGCGCACGTCCTCGGCCAGGCGCGCGGCGTCGCGGTCGTCGTGGATGCACGGCGAGTACAGCAGTTCCAGTCCGGGCTCGTCTTCGAAGTGTTCGGCCAGTGCGCTCATGCGCGGACCGTCGCGACCGACGGCCAGCACCGGGCAGCCGGCTTCCAGCAGTGCACCGACCACGCCGAAGCCGACGTTGCCGCTCGCGCCCAGCACCAGTGCACCGGGGGTCAGCGTGTCCTTCTTCGTGCTCACGGCGTGCCCCGTCTCGGCAGCGAGCCGATGCGCGTGCTGACACCGGCCGACTTCACCCGCAGGCGCAGCGCGCCGCCGTCGGCCAGGTGGCGCGGCAGGGTGAATTCGCGGAAGCCGGCACGCGGAACGGCGAACGGCAGGCGCATGGCGGACCGACCCGTCGCGGGGGAGGAAAGCGACGGATCGGCCGGCCCGCGGAGGCGTTCGGTCAGCGAGCGGGCGGCGGCACGCAGCCAGCGAAGGACGGCATGGGGAAGGGAAGCAGGCATGGGCAGCAGTCTGGCGACCGGCGCGGTGCGCGCGATATCCGGATCCTGCTGGGCGCTTGCCTGATCCTGCGCGCCGTCGGACGTCGGGGCCACGAATGCGCGGCACGTGCCCAGGCGCAGGGCGGGCGCTGCGTGGCGGTCCGGGCCCCCGCCCATGCCGTTTGTCGGAATGCGTCGGGCAAGTGTCCCGCTCATGGGATGAATCCTCCCGTTGTCGGGATAATCCCGGATGTCGACATCAGCTTGCCGATCCGGCGGCCACCGCCCATCACGCCGCCACGCTGCGAGCGCGGCGCAGCGACATGCCCGGAAATGTCCTGTAACAAAAGGCTTTTCTCGCGCCGGAAAGCCCGAGGGTAGGGGGATTCCGAGGTATCTTCGCGATGCTCCAGCGACTGGAAGAGGCGGGCGAACAGCATGGGGGCGGTACCCGGTGGAGGACGATGGGTGTCACGTTACGCCTCCAATGAGGACTTGATTAGTCCTGATTTAGGGGAATAATCATCCCGTCAGCGGGCCAATGTCCCCTTTGCCTACCGGAGTCCCCACGATGAGCCACGATCTCAACGACACCCTGATCTTCGTCAAGGTGGTGGAGCAGGGCAGCTTCATTGCCGCCGCCAACGTGCTGCGCCTGCCCAAGACCACCGTCAGCCGCAAGGTGCAGGAACTGGAGACGCGCCTGGGTGCGCAGTTGCTGCACCGGACCACGCGCAAACTCGGCCTGACCGAGGCCGGCAACGTCTACTACGAACACTGCCAGCGCATCGCGCGCGAGTTGAACGAAGCGGCGAGCGCGGTCAGCCAGCTGCATGCCGGCCCGCGTGGCTGGCTGCGCTTCACCGCGCCGTATTCCATCGGGATCGACAAGATCTCGCCGCTGCTCGGCGAGTTCCATGCCCAATACCCCGAGATCCGCGTGGAGATGCTGCTCGCCAACGACACGCTCGACCTGATCTCCGGCGAGATCGACGTGGCGTTGCGCATCGGCAGCCTGCCGGATTCCAACCTGGTGGCCCGCCGGCTCACCACGCTGCGCACGCAGGTCTACGCCAGCCCGAAATATCTGGCGCGCTACGGCGAGCCCCTGCATCCGGACGACCTGCAGCACCATCGCGTGCTGGCCATGCCGAAGAACCGTCGCGGCAACGCCTGGGCCATGGCATTGAGCGATGCCAGTGGCGAACACGACTATCCGATCAATCCCATCCTGGTCGCCAACGATCCCGCCGCGCTGAAGGGCGCGCTGCTGTGCGGCGAAGGCCTGATGCTGGGCGCCGACGTCATGGTCAAGCCCTACCTGGAGCAGGGACACCTGCAACGCGTGCTCGCCGGCTGGACCGGACCGGAGTACGAGTTCAACGCGGTGTTCCCGCGCGGCCACGTGCAGTCCCCGAAGGTGCGCGCGTTCGTCGATTTCCTGGTCGAGCGGATGACCTTCGACGTCGACTACATGATGGAGCACTGCCCGGTGTACCTGAAGCAGCAGGCCGAGGCGCGCGCGGCCGCCGAGGCGACGCCGGAAGTCGAGGCGGCCGCTGCGGTCGGTCGGAAGGTGTTGGCGGATGTGTTGAGTTGAGTCGATACGAAGGAAATGGCGGCTCCTCAAAAGGCCGTCATCCCGGCGAACGCCGGAACCCAGCGTCTTTCGCGCATACCCACTGATCCGCACACGTCACTGGGTCCCGGCCTGCGCCGGGATGACGATCGTCCCTAACGATTCCCGAACGCAATCGTGCGCCGGGCTGGCTAGGATGGGCCCGCATCGCCGGAGTTGGGTTGTCGCCAGGGAATGGCTGCCGCGCCGCCTCTCCACCTGACCAGGAATCCGCACGATGAAGACACCGATCGCCGCTGTCGCGGTGCTATGGCTTGTGGCCTGCACCCCTGCCGCTCCCGATCCTGCCGCGCCCTCGGCCGGCGCCGCGCCTGTGGAGGCAACGCAGGACGCAGCCGCTGCGCCGGCACCGGCGTCGTCCGTGGCCGAGGCCGTCGATGATCCGCGCGCGGTCAACCAGGCCATCGACGAGGTGCTCGGCGACCATGCCCGCTACGAGGCGGTGATCCGCCAGCTCCAGAAAGCCGTGGTGACGAACGATGCCGCCGCCGTGGCCGCGCTGGTGGACTACCCGTTCGCCACCGTCCGCGACGGACAGCCGCTGAAGGTCGCCGACGCCGATACCTTCGTGCGCGAGTACGACCGCATCATGACGCCGGCCATCGCCGAGGCGATCAAGCGGCAGAAGTACTCGCAGCTGATGGTCAACTACAAGGGCGTGATGTTCGGCAACGGCGAAGCCTGGGTGAACGGCATCTGCAAGGACGAGGCCTGCAAGGACGTCGACGTGCGCGTGGTGGCGCTGCAGCCGACGTCGTGATTCGCAGCGGGGCTGGCTGTGGTGGGAGCGACGTAAGTCGCGAGCTCGACCACCCGATCAGAACGGATCAATGCAGATGGACGCCGATCAAGCGTCTTGCCCTGATCCGTTCTTTTCGCATTGATCCGTGTCGATCGCCGGTCTGAAGCATCTTATGGCGTGCGGTCGCGACTTACGTCGCTCCCACATGGGATAGAAGAAGGGCGGCCACTGGCCGCCCTTCTTCGTTGCGCATCGAGACGAAGGCCTACTCCACCCGCACATCCACGCGCCGCGCCTCGTCGGCGTCGCCGCTGCCGGTGGTCTGCGCCGGCTTGTCCAGCGTGATGCGCTCGATCGCCACGCCGTTGACCACCAGCCATTGCTGGATGGCTTCGGCGCGCTGCTTCGCCAGCGCTTCGTTGGCGGCGGCATCGCCGCTGGCGTCGTGGAAGCCGGAGACGCGGACCTGGGTGGCGGGATCGGTGCCCAGCGTGCCCAGCACGCCGGACAGGCGCACGCTGGTATCAGCCGGCACCACGGCCGAGCCGCTGTCGAACAGGATGCGCGCGCTGCGTCCTGCCACCAGCTCACCGGTCGTCATCGGCGCGGCATGGGCGGCGACGGCGGGTGCTGCGACCCCGCCCAGCCAGCCGTTGACTGGCAGCACCGGCACCAGCAGCAGGGCGACGATGTTGATGATCTTGATCAGCGGGTTGATCGCCGGGCCGGCGGTGTCCTTGTAGGGGTCGCCGACGGTGTCGCCGGTCACCGCGGCCTTGTGCGCCTCGCTGCCCTTGCCGCCATGGTGGCCGTCCTCGATGTACTTCTTGGCGTTGTCCCACGCGCCGCCGCCGGTGGTCATCGAGATGGCGACGAACAGGCCCGTGACGATGGTGCCGATCAGCAGACCCCCCAGCGCCTGCGGCCCGAGCAGCAGGCCGACGACGATCGGCACGACCACCGGCAGCAGCGAGGGCACGATCATTTCCTTGATCGCCGACTTGGTCAGCATGTCGACCGCCCGGCTGTAATCCGGCTTGGCAGTGCCGGCCATGATGCCGGGAATCTCGCGGAACTGGCGGCGCACTTCCTCCACCACGCTGCCCGCCGCGCGGCCCACGGCTTCCATCGCCATCGCGCCGAACAGGTAGGGGATCAGGCCGCCGATCAGCAGGCCGACGATCACCAGGTGGTTGGACAGGTCGAAGGTGAAGATCGTGCCCGGATGCGCGGTCTGCAGGTTGTGCGTGTAGTCGGCGAACAGTACCAGCGCGGCGAGTGCGGCCGACCCGATCGCATAGCCCTTGGTCACCGCCTTGGTG harbors:
- a CDS encoding BON domain-containing protein, whose protein sequence is MTHVRTRSLLAAALSTALLFSASHVMAANPPNEPEENAQNDSNQPVTDTWITTKVKADLLATENVSGLDIKVETVDGVVTLSGAVDNKAQKDKAVMVAKQIKGVKSVEAAGLTLTTK
- a CDS encoding lipocalin family protein; this encodes MTRPSLAIRLTLAAALGASALVAHAADPVTSVPDLELSRYAGQWHEIAHLPMFFQRQCVGDITARYSLDGPGGAIGVLNACRTKDGSLDQSEGVARPVEGHPGRLEVRFAPDWLSWAPMVWADYWVIALDPDYQWAMVGEPGRDYLWILSREPTMDRALFEQLKAKAEAMGYDLEPLVMAAPLR
- a CDS encoding acyloxyacyl hydrolase codes for the protein MPAGHPLPTHASSLFLFSRAAPRWLLGALLAIACTPAVAAEPRTAWYVQGGVAEDAQSLTVGASRDWRWEKQYRYGHVSGQWQGEVGRWHSDSENSTQLGVTPALRWRPNGWSEGWFVEGGIGVNVIFPKYDTRKKEFSTTFNFGDHIALGKRFGNDDQHEWSLRFQHFSNARIKRPNPGENFLQFRYTHRL
- a CDS encoding efflux transporter outer membrane subunit codes for the protein MVIRSLVIGVATALLAGCVTVGPDYATPQTAPVTLQQASAVDYVADHPVATWWSQFDDPVLDQLVREALLANHDVRIAVSRVNEARAVFSERRLDLAPHVTMGVEGTRTKQPVEGQGRVETDSYSAGFDAAWELDLFGRVRRNAEAAHADLQAQRNDLQAMQVTVAAEVARNYFELRGTQKRLDVARRILQTLGETQRLTESRFDLGAGSQLDVQSSLARVRAVEAEVPLLEAVEGQSRHRLAVLVGQRPGELDTLLAPREAPAFAKALPIGDTTELLRQRPDVRAAERRLAAATARVGVATADLFPRVSLRGFIGFLSGGWGNLVNGDNRAWQVTPSISWAAFDMGSVRARLRASEAQADGVAAQYEQAVLGALEETENALLSYAKQQAQLKLRLEQSVAARRAAELAEVRYRAGSSDFLTLLDAQRTQLAADDALAQAEAGVNVGVVAIYKSLGGWGEQDVAPALAALP
- a CDS encoding SDR family oxidoreductase, with amino-acid sequence MNVSSKIALVTGATRGIGRETVRQLAEAGVHTLLAGRNREKAVEAALDLQSQGLPVEAIALDVTDSASIAAAVKEVEQRHGRLDILVNNAGIMVDDGTKGVAGQSLDTWRTTFDTNVFGLIETTQAFLPLLRKSDAGRIVNVSSLLGSLSEHQNPASFIYGFKGIPAYNVSKSAVNAWTIHLAHELKDTGIKVNTIHPGYVQTDMNKAGDQQNGELSVPDGARTSVQLALIGNDGPTGGYYYFDQVLPW
- a CDS encoding multidrug efflux RND transporter permease subunit yields the protein MDFSRFFIDRPIFAAVLSIVIFAAGLISIPLLPIGEYPEVVPPSVVVRTVYPGANPKVIAETVATPLEEAINGVEDMMYVKSVAGSDGVLSLTVTFKPGTDPDEAAVRVQNRVAQAQARLPEDVRRQGVTTQKQSPVFLMVVHLTSKDGKYDSLYLRNYMRLHVKDELARIQGVGDAQQFGGGDYAMRLWLDPDKVAARGMTAGDVLRAVREQNVQVSAGQLGAEPMPNGSDFLLPINAKGRLETTEEFGNIVLKSGADGEIVRLADVARIELAAGDYTLRARLDGKNASAIGIFQAPGANALEIRDAVVAKMDEIRPTLPPGVEIQSIYDTTIFVRDSIKSVVMTLLEATLLVVLVVILFLQTWRASIIPLLAVPVSVVGTFAVLYVLGYSINTLTLFGLVLAIGIVVDDAIVVVENVERHIELGATPLEAAHLAMKEVSGPIIAIALVLCAVFVPMAFLTGVTGQFYKQFAVTIAISTVISAINSLTLSPALAAKLLKSHHAPKDGPSRLIDRLFGWLFRPFNRFFNRSSQRYEGAVSRALGKRGAVFVVYMVLLVGAGLMFKAVPAGFIPVQDKLYVIAGVKMPEGASIERTDTVLKKMAALANEVDGVASEIAFPGLNPLQFTNTPNNGVIFFTLDPFGERSRSAEEITAELNQKFSTIQEGFTFAFMPPPIQGLGNGSGWSLFIEDRTRLGYGELQNAVQAFQGAASQTPGLGFPISSYQANVPQLDAEVDRVKAKAQGVPLTELFDTLQTYLGSAYVNDFNMFGRTWQVIAQADGPFRDNVEDIANLRTRNGNGEMVPIGSMVSVKQTYGPDPVIRFNGYPAADLLGDADPRVLSSGEAMAKVTELAQQVLPTGMGIGWSDLSYQQMTQGGAALVVFPLAVLLAFLVLAALYESWTLPLAVILIVPMTLLSALFGVWLAGGDNNVFVQVGLVVLMGLACKNAILIVEFARELEMQGKGIVESALESCRLRLRPIIMTSVAFIAGTVPLVLSSGAGAEVRSITGITVFAGMLGVTLFGLFLTPVFYVALRKLANRPLVSHAPAADAAQAHH